A region from the Oryzias latipes chromosome 20, ASM223467v1 genome encodes:
- the ccdc191 gene encoding coiled-coil domain-containing protein 191 isoform X3 → MCPDEGRPSAATAANLTATFSHGIFDDFCLSDEEKQSGVNNILQELKKREVLDTVMMEKLVLDDETTPKKFTDPVLTMEARHRQVRENRLQREAEKERQHREKEARQAVRQEAKRREREREMRRKQEQHKQEELMQQELVRLRREMEQRRAQEQLPRQRKRSELHQAAANTQTTPAHLTKQQQNIEQLRREEWIQAKVHTSNFKCVQRHFCGWHSAVLERQLQMSKATAFFSWRRQLRAWRAWRAVVCAERRHRDVAKTKEELRTENRKHQLAVESDRRRLLRRCLYEWQVWCRIMREQRCILAQQQETKRKMAALLSAAVKGHLKTKITIANQQQVIQPELGNQSETSAKKDQNSSDPSSPGGSMIHQGKNATRTVSGPLQPWQVTRRHTAPTAEDFHKARQWVEDFTSSTASTGSRFEGRHAVQQQIITQQRKLLKEQQEQIARLKEEQNMKDLRLEMEKTAEEMEKTRHYAPEQRAPAGEAGSQSAPSRKAVTRQAYPHPIVSAMEARARQRAERRKEIEEVKKKKEEQKLAEMKAAEERRQQEEEEEKRQALEKRREEKRLEREREEEKQRQLKRQQELARLAHQHCNKTLLLQRGLVPWKRFIQFLKVNKELAENHHKLLLLRRCTLQWQQSARESMSERNARADLLQQHFILRRGFRCWMKLRDLQVVQEERAERFYRRHTLRRFLHTLLDYVTQERLVEWERQELAQGHNNRRVQQRCFLAWRQLPCVMRRERERNARREKLIRRVAEVLPDFHSHPL, encoded by the exons ATGTGTCCTGATGAAGGGAGACCTTCTGCTGCCACTGCTGCAAACCTGACTGCTACATTCTCTCACGGCATTTTTGATG atttttgcctgagtgatgaagaaaaacaatcagGTGTGAACAACATTTTACAAGAGCTAAAGAAGCGAGAGGTGCTGGACACTGTGATGATGGAGAAACTGGTACTCGATGATGAAACAACACCCAAGAAGTTCACAGACCCGGTCCTCACTATGGAAGCTCGACACAGACAA GTGCGAGAAAACAGATTGCAGCGGGAGGCTGAGAAGGAGAGGCAGCACAGGGAGAAGGAGGCTCGCCAGGCTGTCAGACAGGAGGCTAAAAGAAGGGAGAGAGAACGGGAGATGAGGAGGAAGCAGGAGCAACACAAGCAAGAGGAGCTGATGCAGCAGGAGCTGGTGAGACTGCGACGTGAGATGGAGCAGAGGAGGGCTCAGGAGCAGCTTCCTCGACAGAG AAAAAGATCAGAATTGCATCAGGCAGCAGCAAACACCCAAACAACTCCAGCCCATCTCACAAAGCAACAGCAGAACATCGAGCAGCTCCGTCGAGAAGAGTGGATTCAAGCAAAGGTTCACACAAGTAACTTTAAG TGTGTACAGAGGCATTTCTGTGGGTGGCATTCAGCGGTGTTGGAGCGACAGCTGCAGATGAGTAAGGCCACGGCCTTTTTTTCCTGGAGGAGGCAGCTGAGAGCGTGGAGAGCGTGGCGAGCAGTTGTTTGTGCAGAGCGAAGGCATCGGGATGTGGCAAAGACAAAGGAGGAACTACGAACAGAAAACAG AAAACACCAGCTGGCTGTGGAAAGTGACCGACGGCGGCTTTTACGGCGTTGCCTTTATGAGTGGCAAGTATGGTGTCGGATCATGAGGGAACAACGGTGCATTTTGGCCCAGCAGCAGGAAACCAAACGCAAGATGGCTGCCTTACTCAGTGCTGCGGTTAAAGGCCATCTTAAAACCAAAATAACTATTGCAAATCAGCAACAAGTGATTCAACCAGAGCTGGGAAACCAATCTGAGACCTCAGCGAAG AAGGATCAAAACAGTTCAGACCCTTCATCTCCTGGGGGCTCCATGATCCATCAGggtaaaaatgcaacaagaactgTTTCCGGGCCTTTGCAGCCTTGGCAGGTGACCCGACGCCACACAGCACCCACTGCTGAAGACTTCCACAAGGCGCGGCAGTGGGTGGAAGACTTTACCAGCTCCACGGCGTCAACAGGCAGCAGGTTTGAAGGCAGACATGCGGTCCAGCAGCAGATTATCACACAGCAGAGGAAGCTGctgaaggagcagcaggagcagatcGCCCGGCTGAAGGAAGAGCAGAACATGAAGGATCTGAGGCTGGAGATGGAGAAAACTGCAGAGGAAATGGAGAAAACTAGGCACTATGCACCAGAGCAAAG GGCACCTGCTGGAGAAGCTGGCAGTCAGAGTGCACCTTCAAGGAAAGCTGTCACTCGGCAGGCGTACCCCCACCCCATTGTATCAG CGATGGAGGCCCGTGCACGCCAGCGTGCAGAGCGAAGGAAGGAGATTGAGGAagtcaagaaaaagaaagaggagcaAAAGTTG GCCGAGATGAAGGCTGCTGAGGAGCGcaggcagcaggaggaagaggaggagaaacgcCAGGCGTTGGAAAAACGCAGGGAGGAAAAGAGGCTGGAAAGAGAG agagaagaggaaaaacagaGGCAGCTGAAAAGGCAACAAGAGCTTGCAAGACTTGCCCATCAACACTGTAACAAGACCTTGTTGCTACAGCGAGGCCTGGTGCCATGGAAACGCTTCATTCAGTTCCTAAAAGTCAACAAGGAG CTGGCTGAGAATCATCACAAGCTCCTTCTCCTGAGGCGCTGCACTCTGCAATGGCAGCAATCAGCAAGAGAGTCCATGTCGGAGAGAAACGCTCGTGCAGATCTTCTGCAGCAGCACTTTATACTGCGGAGAGGCTTTAGATGTTGGATGAAA CTGAGAGACCTGCAGGTGGTTCAGGAAGAGCGAGCTGAACGTTTTTATCGCAGACACACTCTGAGGAGGTTTCTGCACACGCTGCTGGATTATGTGACCCAGGAGAGGCTGGTGGAGTGGGAACGTCAGGAGCTGGCTCAGGGACACAATAACAG
- the ccdc191 gene encoding coiled-coil domain-containing protein 191 isoform X2 encodes MAFSGNNPHLFRWKRLSSATKKPDKNGGNDLWKKRVEMASEFAVSQVFANKKPHLGTRGLATQMHSTEQLRDHDEDYSEAQTLLSNWLSSKLRIDLEIEDEDDLMCPDEGRPSAATAANLTATFSHGIFDDFCLSDEEKQSGVNNILQELKKREVLDTVMMEKLVLDDETTPKKFTDPVLTMEARHRQVRENRLQREAEKERQHREKEARQAVRQEAKRREREREMRRKQEQHKQEELMQQELVRLRREMEQRRAQEQLPRQRKRSELHQAAANTQTTPAHLTKQQQNIEQLRREEWIQAKVHTSNFKCVQRHFCGWHSAVLERQLQMSKATAFFSWRRQLRAWRAWRAVVCAERRHRDVAKTKEELRTENRKHQLAVESDRRRLLRRCLYEWQVWCRIMREQRCILAQQQETKRKMAALLSAAVKGHLKTKITIANQQQVIQPELGNQSETSAKKDQNSSDPSSPGGSMIHQGKNATRTVSGPLQPWQVTRRHTAPTAEDFHKARQWVEDFTSSTASTGSRFEGRHAVQQQIITQQRKLLKEQQEQIARLKEEQNMKDLRLEMEKTAEEMEKTRHYAPEQRAPAGEAGSQSAPSRKAVTRQAYPHPIVSAMEARARQRAERRKEIEEVKKKKEEQKLAEMKAAEERRQQEEEEEKRQALEKRREEKRLEREREEEKQRQLKRQQELARLAHQHCNKTLLLQRGLVPWKRFIQFLKVNKELAENHHKLLLLRRCTLQWQQSARESMSERNARADLLQQHFILRRGFRCWMKLRDLQVVQEERAERFYRRHTLRRFLHTLLDYVTQERLVEWERQELAQGHNNRRVQQRCFLAWRQLPCVMRRERERNARREKLIRRVAEVLPDFHSHPL; translated from the exons ATGGCGTTCTCTGGCAACAATCCTCACCTGTTCAGGTGGAAAAGGCTTAGTTCTGCAACCAAG AAACCTGACAAGAATGGTGGAAATGATCTCTGGAAGAAG CGAGTCGAGATGGCTTCTGAGTTTGCAGTTTCTCAagtttttgcaaataaaaagcCTCATTTGGGAACCAGGGGGTTAGCCACACAAATGCACAGCACGGAACAGTTAAGGGATCATGATGAGGATTACAGTGAAG CTCAGACTCTTTTGAGTAACTGGTTGAGCAGTAAGTTACGAATTGACCTGGAAATCGAAGATGAGGATGACCTGATGTGTCCTGATGAAGGGAGACCTTCTGCTGCCACTGCTGCAAACCTGACTGCTACATTCTCTCACGGCATTTTTGATG atttttgcctgagtgatgaagaaaaacaatcagGTGTGAACAACATTTTACAAGAGCTAAAGAAGCGAGAGGTGCTGGACACTGTGATGATGGAGAAACTGGTACTCGATGATGAAACAACACCCAAGAAGTTCACAGACCCGGTCCTCACTATGGAAGCTCGACACAGACAA GTGCGAGAAAACAGATTGCAGCGGGAGGCTGAGAAGGAGAGGCAGCACAGGGAGAAGGAGGCTCGCCAGGCTGTCAGACAGGAGGCTAAAAGAAGGGAGAGAGAACGGGAGATGAGGAGGAAGCAGGAGCAACACAAGCAAGAGGAGCTGATGCAGCAGGAGCTGGTGAGACTGCGACGTGAGATGGAGCAGAGGAGGGCTCAGGAGCAGCTTCCTCGACAGAG AAAAAGATCAGAATTGCATCAGGCAGCAGCAAACACCCAAACAACTCCAGCCCATCTCACAAAGCAACAGCAGAACATCGAGCAGCTCCGTCGAGAAGAGTGGATTCAAGCAAAGGTTCACACAAGTAACTTTAAG TGTGTACAGAGGCATTTCTGTGGGTGGCATTCAGCGGTGTTGGAGCGACAGCTGCAGATGAGTAAGGCCACGGCCTTTTTTTCCTGGAGGAGGCAGCTGAGAGCGTGGAGAGCGTGGCGAGCAGTTGTTTGTGCAGAGCGAAGGCATCGGGATGTGGCAAAGACAAAGGAGGAACTACGAACAGAAAACAG AAAACACCAGCTGGCTGTGGAAAGTGACCGACGGCGGCTTTTACGGCGTTGCCTTTATGAGTGGCAAGTATGGTGTCGGATCATGAGGGAACAACGGTGCATTTTGGCCCAGCAGCAGGAAACCAAACGCAAGATGGCTGCCTTACTCAGTGCTGCGGTTAAAGGCCATCTTAAAACCAAAATAACTATTGCAAATCAGCAACAAGTGATTCAACCAGAGCTGGGAAACCAATCTGAGACCTCAGCGAAG AAGGATCAAAACAGTTCAGACCCTTCATCTCCTGGGGGCTCCATGATCCATCAGggtaaaaatgcaacaagaactgTTTCCGGGCCTTTGCAGCCTTGGCAGGTGACCCGACGCCACACAGCACCCACTGCTGAAGACTTCCACAAGGCGCGGCAGTGGGTGGAAGACTTTACCAGCTCCACGGCGTCAACAGGCAGCAGGTTTGAAGGCAGACATGCGGTCCAGCAGCAGATTATCACACAGCAGAGGAAGCTGctgaaggagcagcaggagcagatcGCCCGGCTGAAGGAAGAGCAGAACATGAAGGATCTGAGGCTGGAGATGGAGAAAACTGCAGAGGAAATGGAGAAAACTAGGCACTATGCACCAGAGCAAAG GGCACCTGCTGGAGAAGCTGGCAGTCAGAGTGCACCTTCAAGGAAAGCTGTCACTCGGCAGGCGTACCCCCACCCCATTGTATCAG CGATGGAGGCCCGTGCACGCCAGCGTGCAGAGCGAAGGAAGGAGATTGAGGAagtcaagaaaaagaaagaggagcaAAAGTTG GCCGAGATGAAGGCTGCTGAGGAGCGcaggcagcaggaggaagaggaggagaaacgcCAGGCGTTGGAAAAACGCAGGGAGGAAAAGAGGCTGGAAAGAGAG agagaagaggaaaaacagaGGCAGCTGAAAAGGCAACAAGAGCTTGCAAGACTTGCCCATCAACACTGTAACAAGACCTTGTTGCTACAGCGAGGCCTGGTGCCATGGAAACGCTTCATTCAGTTCCTAAAAGTCAACAAGGAG CTGGCTGAGAATCATCACAAGCTCCTTCTCCTGAGGCGCTGCACTCTGCAATGGCAGCAATCAGCAAGAGAGTCCATGTCGGAGAGAAACGCTCGTGCAGATCTTCTGCAGCAGCACTTTATACTGCGGAGAGGCTTTAGATGTTGGATGAAA CTGAGAGACCTGCAGGTGGTTCAGGAAGAGCGAGCTGAACGTTTTTATCGCAGACACACTCTGAGGAGGTTTCTGCACACGCTGCTGGATTATGTGACCCAGGAGAGGCTGGTGGAGTGGGAACGTCAGGAGCTGGCTCAGGGACACAATAACAG
- the ccdc191 gene encoding coiled-coil domain-containing protein 191 isoform X1 → MAFSGNNPHLFRWKRLSSATKQKPDKNGGNDLWKKRVEMASEFAVSQVFANKKPHLGTRGLATQMHSTEQLRDHDEDYSEAQTLLSNWLSSKLRIDLEIEDEDDLMCPDEGRPSAATAANLTATFSHGIFDDFCLSDEEKQSGVNNILQELKKREVLDTVMMEKLVLDDETTPKKFTDPVLTMEARHRQVRENRLQREAEKERQHREKEARQAVRQEAKRREREREMRRKQEQHKQEELMQQELVRLRREMEQRRAQEQLPRQRKRSELHQAAANTQTTPAHLTKQQQNIEQLRREEWIQAKVHTSNFKCVQRHFCGWHSAVLERQLQMSKATAFFSWRRQLRAWRAWRAVVCAERRHRDVAKTKEELRTENRKHQLAVESDRRRLLRRCLYEWQVWCRIMREQRCILAQQQETKRKMAALLSAAVKGHLKTKITIANQQQVIQPELGNQSETSAKKDQNSSDPSSPGGSMIHQGKNATRTVSGPLQPWQVTRRHTAPTAEDFHKARQWVEDFTSSTASTGSRFEGRHAVQQQIITQQRKLLKEQQEQIARLKEEQNMKDLRLEMEKTAEEMEKTRHYAPEQRAPAGEAGSQSAPSRKAVTRQAYPHPIVSAMEARARQRAERRKEIEEVKKKKEEQKLAEMKAAEERRQQEEEEEKRQALEKRREEKRLEREREEEKQRQLKRQQELARLAHQHCNKTLLLQRGLVPWKRFIQFLKVNKELAENHHKLLLLRRCTLQWQQSARESMSERNARADLLQQHFILRRGFRCWMKLRDLQVVQEERAERFYRRHTLRRFLHTLLDYVTQERLVEWERQELAQGHNNRRVQQRCFLAWRQLPCVMRRERERNARREKLIRRVAEVLPDFHSHPL, encoded by the exons ATGGCGTTCTCTGGCAACAATCCTCACCTGTTCAGGTGGAAAAGGCTTAGTTCTGCAACCAAG CAGAAACCTGACAAGAATGGTGGAAATGATCTCTGGAAGAAG CGAGTCGAGATGGCTTCTGAGTTTGCAGTTTCTCAagtttttgcaaataaaaagcCTCATTTGGGAACCAGGGGGTTAGCCACACAAATGCACAGCACGGAACAGTTAAGGGATCATGATGAGGATTACAGTGAAG CTCAGACTCTTTTGAGTAACTGGTTGAGCAGTAAGTTACGAATTGACCTGGAAATCGAAGATGAGGATGACCTGATGTGTCCTGATGAAGGGAGACCTTCTGCTGCCACTGCTGCAAACCTGACTGCTACATTCTCTCACGGCATTTTTGATG atttttgcctgagtgatgaagaaaaacaatcagGTGTGAACAACATTTTACAAGAGCTAAAGAAGCGAGAGGTGCTGGACACTGTGATGATGGAGAAACTGGTACTCGATGATGAAACAACACCCAAGAAGTTCACAGACCCGGTCCTCACTATGGAAGCTCGACACAGACAA GTGCGAGAAAACAGATTGCAGCGGGAGGCTGAGAAGGAGAGGCAGCACAGGGAGAAGGAGGCTCGCCAGGCTGTCAGACAGGAGGCTAAAAGAAGGGAGAGAGAACGGGAGATGAGGAGGAAGCAGGAGCAACACAAGCAAGAGGAGCTGATGCAGCAGGAGCTGGTGAGACTGCGACGTGAGATGGAGCAGAGGAGGGCTCAGGAGCAGCTTCCTCGACAGAG AAAAAGATCAGAATTGCATCAGGCAGCAGCAAACACCCAAACAACTCCAGCCCATCTCACAAAGCAACAGCAGAACATCGAGCAGCTCCGTCGAGAAGAGTGGATTCAAGCAAAGGTTCACACAAGTAACTTTAAG TGTGTACAGAGGCATTTCTGTGGGTGGCATTCAGCGGTGTTGGAGCGACAGCTGCAGATGAGTAAGGCCACGGCCTTTTTTTCCTGGAGGAGGCAGCTGAGAGCGTGGAGAGCGTGGCGAGCAGTTGTTTGTGCAGAGCGAAGGCATCGGGATGTGGCAAAGACAAAGGAGGAACTACGAACAGAAAACAG AAAACACCAGCTGGCTGTGGAAAGTGACCGACGGCGGCTTTTACGGCGTTGCCTTTATGAGTGGCAAGTATGGTGTCGGATCATGAGGGAACAACGGTGCATTTTGGCCCAGCAGCAGGAAACCAAACGCAAGATGGCTGCCTTACTCAGTGCTGCGGTTAAAGGCCATCTTAAAACCAAAATAACTATTGCAAATCAGCAACAAGTGATTCAACCAGAGCTGGGAAACCAATCTGAGACCTCAGCGAAG AAGGATCAAAACAGTTCAGACCCTTCATCTCCTGGGGGCTCCATGATCCATCAGggtaaaaatgcaacaagaactgTTTCCGGGCCTTTGCAGCCTTGGCAGGTGACCCGACGCCACACAGCACCCACTGCTGAAGACTTCCACAAGGCGCGGCAGTGGGTGGAAGACTTTACCAGCTCCACGGCGTCAACAGGCAGCAGGTTTGAAGGCAGACATGCGGTCCAGCAGCAGATTATCACACAGCAGAGGAAGCTGctgaaggagcagcaggagcagatcGCCCGGCTGAAGGAAGAGCAGAACATGAAGGATCTGAGGCTGGAGATGGAGAAAACTGCAGAGGAAATGGAGAAAACTAGGCACTATGCACCAGAGCAAAG GGCACCTGCTGGAGAAGCTGGCAGTCAGAGTGCACCTTCAAGGAAAGCTGTCACTCGGCAGGCGTACCCCCACCCCATTGTATCAG CGATGGAGGCCCGTGCACGCCAGCGTGCAGAGCGAAGGAAGGAGATTGAGGAagtcaagaaaaagaaagaggagcaAAAGTTG GCCGAGATGAAGGCTGCTGAGGAGCGcaggcagcaggaggaagaggaggagaaacgcCAGGCGTTGGAAAAACGCAGGGAGGAAAAGAGGCTGGAAAGAGAG agagaagaggaaaaacagaGGCAGCTGAAAAGGCAACAAGAGCTTGCAAGACTTGCCCATCAACACTGTAACAAGACCTTGTTGCTACAGCGAGGCCTGGTGCCATGGAAACGCTTCATTCAGTTCCTAAAAGTCAACAAGGAG CTGGCTGAGAATCATCACAAGCTCCTTCTCCTGAGGCGCTGCACTCTGCAATGGCAGCAATCAGCAAGAGAGTCCATGTCGGAGAGAAACGCTCGTGCAGATCTTCTGCAGCAGCACTTTATACTGCGGAGAGGCTTTAGATGTTGGATGAAA CTGAGAGACCTGCAGGTGGTTCAGGAAGAGCGAGCTGAACGTTTTTATCGCAGACACACTCTGAGGAGGTTTCTGCACACGCTGCTGGATTATGTGACCCAGGAGAGGCTGGTGGAGTGGGAACGTCAGGAGCTGGCTCAGGGACACAATAACAG
- the qtrt2 gene encoding queuine tRNA-ribosyltransferase accessory subunit 2 isoform X2, with product MKLELSRVIQGGARLGVLQGIGRTGQHSLKVPGCLLYTHFGTVPHLTQDTLQTVNNLPSVTQVTLSNIAEHQEVLEEFKEGFKAFAGLHNTVLYCSLHDPATRSPTGYATNKTVSVWGSGGRIELTASKFMALLKTVKPDWYQSMADGETWQTNTSRKRIRKSVDRTLAYLDECLLVHQKSQDLDGVELFGVVEGGDVMEERVRSARETAKRPVAGFCLDGLQTGSVDQALRTQLITSMTTELPEDKPRLLQGVGRPDEVLACVEAGVDLFEGFFPFQVTERGCALCFNYDVSPDPECAVLELNEEKHSAGDNMQPKGDLNCEDQTQMTSFEMNLKDKRYQDDFKSLVEGCGCYCCKNHQRAYLHHLLVTNELLAGVLLMIHNMTHYQNFFGAVREALATDKMDLLKKRVHGETRNT from the exons ATGAAGCTGGAGCTTTCCCGTGTGATACAAGGAGGCGCTCGTTTGGGTGTTCTGCAGGGAATCGGGAGGACTGGTCAGCACTCTCTTAAGGTCCCGGGATGTTTGCTGTACACACACTTTGGCACCGTCCCGCACCTCACTCAGGACACGCTACAAACTGTCAACAACCTCCCTTCTGTCACCCAGGTCACTTTGTCTAACAT AGCAGAGCACCAAGAGGTGCTGGAGGAGTTTAAGGAAGGATTCAAGGCGTTTGCAG GGCTCCACAATACAGTACTTTACTGCTCACTGCATGACCCTGCAACACGCAGCCCGACGGGTTACGCCACCAACAAG ACGGTGTCCGTGTGGGGCAGTGGTGGGCGGATAGAGCTGACAGCGTCCAAGTTCATGGCTCTCCTGAAGACGGTGAAGCCCGACTGGTATCAGAGCATGGCAGATGGAGAGACCTGGCAGACCAACACTTCTCGAAAAAGGATCCGGAAGTCTGTGGATCGAACTTTGGCTTACTTGGATGAATGCCTGTTGGTGCACCAGAAATCCCAG GACCTGGATGGAGTTGAGTTGTTTGGGGTGGTGGAGGGAGGAGACGTCATGGAAGAAAGAGTCCGCTCAGCCAGGGAGACGGCGAAGAGGCCTGTGGCAGGATTCTGCTTGGATGGGCTCCAAACAGGCTCTGTGGACCAGGCTCTGAGGACGCAGCTTATCACTTCTATGACCACGGAGCTGCCTGAGGACAAACCAAG GCTGCTGCAGGGCGTGGGGCGACCGGATGAAGTGCTGGCATGCGTGGAGGCAGGCGTGGACTTGTTTGAGGGTTTCTTCCCATTCCAGGTGACGGAGCGAGGATGTGCTCTCTGCTTCAATTACGACGTCTCACCGGACCCAGAGTGCGCAG TGTTGGAGCTGAATGAAGAAAAGCACTCAGCGGGGGACAACATGCAACCAAAAGGCGATCTCAACTGCGAGGATCAAACACAGATGACGAGCTTTGAAATGAATCTGAAAGACAAAAG GTATCAGGATGATTTCAAATCCCTGGTGGAGGGGTGTGGCTGCTACTGCTGCAAGAACCACCAGAGGGCGTATCTGCACCACCTGCTAGTGACCAATGAGCTGCTGGCTGGAGTGCTACTGATGATCCACAACATGACCCACTATCAGAATTTCTTCGGTGCCGTGAGAGAAGCTTTGGCCACCGATAAAATGGATCTCCTAAAGAAAAGAGTGCATGGAGAAACCAGGAACACGTGA
- the qtrt2 gene encoding queuine tRNA-ribosyltransferase accessory subunit 2 isoform X1 — translation MKLELSRVIQGGARLGVLQGIGRTGQHSLKVPGCLLYTHFGTVPHLTQDTLQTVNNLPSVTQVTLSNIAEHQEVLEEFKEGFKAFAGLHNTVLYCSLHDPATRSPTGYATNKTVSVWGSGGRIELTASKFMALLKTVKPDWYQSMADGETWQTNTSRKRIRKSVDRTLAYLDECLLVHQKSQDLDGVELFGVVEGGDVMEERVRSARETAKRPVAGFCLDGLQTGSVDQALRTQLITSMTTELPEDKPRLLQGVGRPDEVLACVEAGVDLFEGFFPFQVTERGCALCFNYDVSPDPECAGRAPQTVLELNEEKHSAGDNMQPKGDLNCEDQTQMTSFEMNLKDKRYQDDFKSLVEGCGCYCCKNHQRAYLHHLLVTNELLAGVLLMIHNMTHYQNFFGAVREALATDKMDLLKKRVHGETRNT, via the exons ATGAAGCTGGAGCTTTCCCGTGTGATACAAGGAGGCGCTCGTTTGGGTGTTCTGCAGGGAATCGGGAGGACTGGTCAGCACTCTCTTAAGGTCCCGGGATGTTTGCTGTACACACACTTTGGCACCGTCCCGCACCTCACTCAGGACACGCTACAAACTGTCAACAACCTCCCTTCTGTCACCCAGGTCACTTTGTCTAACAT AGCAGAGCACCAAGAGGTGCTGGAGGAGTTTAAGGAAGGATTCAAGGCGTTTGCAG GGCTCCACAATACAGTACTTTACTGCTCACTGCATGACCCTGCAACACGCAGCCCGACGGGTTACGCCACCAACAAG ACGGTGTCCGTGTGGGGCAGTGGTGGGCGGATAGAGCTGACAGCGTCCAAGTTCATGGCTCTCCTGAAGACGGTGAAGCCCGACTGGTATCAGAGCATGGCAGATGGAGAGACCTGGCAGACCAACACTTCTCGAAAAAGGATCCGGAAGTCTGTGGATCGAACTTTGGCTTACTTGGATGAATGCCTGTTGGTGCACCAGAAATCCCAG GACCTGGATGGAGTTGAGTTGTTTGGGGTGGTGGAGGGAGGAGACGTCATGGAAGAAAGAGTCCGCTCAGCCAGGGAGACGGCGAAGAGGCCTGTGGCAGGATTCTGCTTGGATGGGCTCCAAACAGGCTCTGTGGACCAGGCTCTGAGGACGCAGCTTATCACTTCTATGACCACGGAGCTGCCTGAGGACAAACCAAG GCTGCTGCAGGGCGTGGGGCGACCGGATGAAGTGCTGGCATGCGTGGAGGCAGGCGTGGACTTGTTTGAGGGTTTCTTCCCATTCCAGGTGACGGAGCGAGGATGTGCTCTCTGCTTCAATTACGACGTCTCACCGGACCCAGAGTGCGCAGGTAGAGCGCCCCAGACAG TGTTGGAGCTGAATGAAGAAAAGCACTCAGCGGGGGACAACATGCAACCAAAAGGCGATCTCAACTGCGAGGATCAAACACAGATGACGAGCTTTGAAATGAATCTGAAAGACAAAAG GTATCAGGATGATTTCAAATCCCTGGTGGAGGGGTGTGGCTGCTACTGCTGCAAGAACCACCAGAGGGCGTATCTGCACCACCTGCTAGTGACCAATGAGCTGCTGGCTGGAGTGCTACTGATGATCCACAACATGACCCACTATCAGAATTTCTTCGGTGCCGTGAGAGAAGCTTTGGCCACCGATAAAATGGATCTCCTAAAGAAAAGAGTGCATGGAGAAACCAGGAACACGTGA